The Thermodesulfobium sp. 4217-1 nucleotide sequence GAGTAGGGCCAGCAGTTATCAAGATTTTTTTATCCAAAAGGTCTTTTATAGGGTAAAAATGATAATTAAATATTTCTAAAAGTTCATCGACCTCGAGCATCCTGCCCTTGCCTACACTTTCACAGGCAAGTCTGCCATAAGCAGGACCAAAAAATATTACATTTTGATCAATCAACCTCTTGACATTCTCCTGCAAAGAAGGATTTTGCCACATAATATCGTTCATTGCAGGAACTATTACAAGGGGGCATTTCCTTGCTATAGCCATTGTAGTAAGGAGATTATCAGCTAACCCTAGTGAAATCTTTGAGATAGTATTTGCTGTAGCAGGACATATAATAAAGACATCAGAGCTTTGCGGCAAAGAAATATGAGCTATACAATCTTTTCCACTTGGCAAATTCAAGTCTGTATAACAAATATTTTTCGTCAAAGCTTCAAAAGTTAGCGGCGAAACAAACCTGGTGGCACTCTCTGTCATCACGACATTTACATCGTGTCCTTCCTTGACAAGAGAAGAAACAAATCCAGCAGCTTTATAGGCAGATATGCCACCGCTAACCCCAAAAAGTATTTTCAATTTATTTATTTATAGAAACCTTAATTTTTCCACTTGCAATCTCTTCAAAAGCCTGTTCGAGTGGATCGCTTATGTTAGATGCGAATGGATCCTTGTTATTTCTGATTTCTTTTGCTCTCTTAACTGCAGCTATGGCCAAAGCATATCTTGAATGTACCATATTAAAAGATCTTTCTAAACTGGGTGCTATCAAAATTATTTTACCTCCTGTCCAAATTGGATTTCTGATCTTAGTCGAGATATAATGTCTTCTCTCTTTGCTCTTTTTGCGCGTTGTGATACAATCACACATTCTAATTCACTTGCAGCTTCTATTATACTATTGTTTACTATTATATACTCATAAATAAAATATTCTTCAATTTCTTCAATAGATCTAGAAAGTCTTCTTTGTATTTCCTCAAAGTTTTCTGAAGACCTTGTTTCAAGTCTCGACCTAAGATCGCACCACCTGGGTGGAACTATAAAAATTAAAATCGCATCAGGATACAATGACTTAATTTTGCTTGCGCCTCTTGTATCGATTTCCAGTATGACATCATTATTTTCATTTAACTTTTTCAAAACATAATCTTTCGGGGTACCATAGTAATTCCCATGCACCTTAGCCCATTCTAAAAGATTATCTTTTTCAATCTGATCTAAAAATTCAGACTCAGAAACAAAGAAATAATCCTTCCCATCGACTTCATTAGACCTTCTCAATCTGCTCGTCATCGAGATAGAAAGGCAAAGCATTGGATCTTTTTGCATCAGCTCTTTTATAACAGTACCTTTTCCCACACCTGAAGGACCAGAAACAACAAATAATGTACCAATTTTTTCAGCCATTTCTTTATACCTTATTTACCTTTCGTAGGAAGTCTATATGGAATAGGAATAAATTGCACCGAAGGCCTTCTGTTGCCAGCCTGGGGATACAATTCCATCAGTTCATATACCTCATCTGGCAAATCATTTTTAACCGGAATGCTCAAATTCTTTATCTCTTCAAATGAAATCGGATAATCATGGGTCCATTTTCCGCTTGTAAAGAGATCGGCTAAAAATGATGCCCTTTCGTTGTCCATCCTATCAGACAAAAGCTGCCTTATAGTGCTCTTTACTTGATTAATAGCTTTTTGTGACATGTCTGCCAAAATCAAGGTTTTATCTTCCACATTCTCCATGCCCTTTTCTCTTACAGCCTGAATAATAGAAACTGCAGGATATTCTCCTAACTGAGGGTCTACAGGTCCTAAGACAGCATTCTCATCAAGGTATATCTCATCGGCAGCGAGAGCGAGCATAGTACCGCCAGACATTGCGTAGTGAGGGACGAAAACCCTCACCTGCGCAGGATGCCTGATAAGTGCCTTTGCTATCTGTTCGGCAGCCAGCACCAGCCCTCCAGGCGTGTGCATGATAATATCGATAGGCATATCTTTTTCTGTAAGCCTTATGGCTCTCAATATTTGCTCAGAATCGTCAATATCAATATATCTTGAAAGAGGAATTCCAAAAAATGATATAGTCTCCTGTCTGTGAATGAGGGTGATAACCCTTGAGTTCATCTTCTTTTCAAGAGACCTTATGGTCCTTACCCTCATACTCTCAAGATATTTTTGCTGTAGAACAGGGGTAAAGGCAAAAATTATAAATAGAAACCAAATTATATCAAAAGGATTCAATTTTCTATTACCAAAGAGATATTATTATTCTCTACAACTATTTTCACATTATCTCCCTCTTTTAAGTTTTTATTTAAAATTTCTTTTGCAATGAGATTCTCAAGTTTTTTCTGCATAAACCTTTTTAGAGGTCTCGCTCCCATAGTTGGCTCATATCCTTCTCTGGCAAAAAAGTCTTTAGCTTCATCTGTTAGTATAATATTAATCTTTCTTTCGCTCAATCTTTCCTGTATATTATCTATTATCAATTTTACAATTTTCTCTATATCAGATCTCGAAAGTGGCTTAAATACGACAATCTCATCAATTCTATTTAAAAATTCCGGTCTGAAGGAAGAGTTTAACAAAGATAGAACTCTATTTTTAGCTTTTTCAAATTCGTGCTCGTCTTCCACATTTGTATTTAACAATACATCAGAACCCAAGTTAGATGTCATTATTATAACAGTATTTCTAAAATCTATAGTCCTGCCCTTACCGTCAGTCAATCTGCCATCATCAAGAACCTGCAACAATATGTTAAACACATCAGGATGGGCTTTCTCAATTTCGTCCAAAAGGATCACAGAGTATGGCCTTCTTCTGATAACCTCAGTAAGCTGTCCACCTTCTTCATATCCCACATATCCTGGAGGAGCTCCAACCAACCTTGATACAGAATGCTTTTCCATATACTCTGACATATCAATCCTTACCAAAGCATTTTCATCTTTAAATAAAAAGGCAGCCAGCGCCTTGCTAAGCTCAGTTTTGCCCACACCAGTTGGCCCCAAGAATAGAAAGGATCCTACAGGCCTCTTCGGATCCTTTAATCCAGACCTTGATCTCCTGATAGCTTCTGAGACAGCTTCGACTGCCTCATCTTGACCAATTATTCTTTTATGTAATATGTCCTCCATCTTAGTCAATTTGTCAACTTCTTCTTGAACCAATTCTGTTACAGGTATCCCTGTCCACCTGGAAACCAGATTTGCAATATCTTCTTTATCTACAACCTCATTAACCTTTTTGTCAATAAGCCATTTATCTCTTTTTTCTTTAAATTCTTTTGAAAGTGAATCAGATTCATTTTTTAACTTTGCAGCCGATTCATAGTCTTCTCTTTTAACGGCCTCTTGGCCTTCTTGATTTAATCTTGAAAGTTTATTTTCCATTTCTTTGAGGTCTGTTGGCATATTTGAAAGTTGGATCCTTACCTTTGCAGCAGCTTCGTCAATCAAATCTATAGCTTTATCTGGCAAAAATCTATCGGATATATACCTCTCAGAGAGATTAGCAGCCGATTCTATTGCATCATCAGTTATCTTCACCCTGTGATGCGCCTCATATTTATCTCTTAGGCCCTTTAAGATAGAAACAGTATCCTCTACGCTGGGTTCCTTAACAAAAACTGGTTGAAACCTTCTTTCAAGTGCTGGGTCTTTTTCAATATGCTTTTTGTATTCGTCGAGTGTAGTAGCTCCTATCACCCTCAGTTCACCTCTTGCAAGAGCAGGTTTCAAAAGATTAGACGCATCCATAGCGCCTTCTGCAGCGCCTGCTCCAACTACAGTGTGCAATTCATCAATAAACAATATATAATTTTGCGTCTTAGTTACAGAATCAATTATTGCCTTCAATCTCTCCTCGAATTCGCCTCTAAACTTTGTTCCAGCTATGAGCGCACCCATATCAAGAGATAGAAGTTGTTTGCCTTTCAATATTTCAGGAACATCGTTTGAAGCTATCTTTTGAGCAATGCCATCAACAATAGCAGTCTTTCCTACACCTGGTTCACCTATTAATACAGGATTGTTTTTCGTCCTTCTTGAAAGGATTTGCATAACTCTTTCAATCTCTTCATCCCTACCTATTACAGGATCTAGCTTTCCTTCTAAAGCAAGTTGAGTTAAATTTCTTGTATATTTTTCAAGGGCTTGATATTTATCTTCAGCACCAGGATCCGTCACTCTTTGGGTACCTCTTATATCTTTAAGTATTTGGTAAACTTTTTCTTCTGTAAAGCCGTATTCATTCAATAATCTTGAAGCAGGGCTCTCGCCCTCCTTTACAATCGCGATCAAAACATGATCAATTCCTACAAATTCATCTTTTAGCCTGATAGCTTCTTCCTCAGCAATATCCAAAACTTTTTTTAGAGAAGGAGTAATGTAAATTTGTGGAGTTGCGGATGAATATTGGATTTTTGGCAATTTGTGTAAGATTGATTCCAGTTTACTTTTAATATCGTTCTTGTTAATGCCAGCTCTTGTTAATATATTCCCAACAAGTCCCTCTTGCTGACTAAGCATCGCATACAAAAGATGTTCCACATCCAGCTGGCTATTCTGAAAAGATATTAAAATTCTTTGTGCTGATTCCAAAGAATCTCTTAATTGTTCGGTAAATTTATCTGGATTCATTATTCTCACCTTCTTTCTCTTGAGAAATTTTTTCCAAGATACTATTTAGTCTTAACACTTCAGACTCTAACTCCTCTACACGCTTCGAAAGCCTTAATATTACCTCCACTCCAGCTATATTTATTCCAAGGTCTTTTGTAAATTCCTGAATCTTTTTTAACACTTCAATATCTTCATCGCTAAAAACTCTTGTTTTGCCAGCAAGCTTTTTTGGACAAATCAAACCCAACTCTTCATATCTTCTTATAGTCTGCGGGTGAATTGACAGCATCTTTGAAACAATACTAATTGCATAAAAACCTACTGTTTCTGACATTATTTCTCACCCCTTAACTTTGCCCATTTCTCTACAAGCTCTTTCTCATCTTTTGAAAGATTTTTCGGAATTTGTACGTTCAAACTAACAAGAAGATCGCCTCTAACTTTATTATGTTTTAATAACCCAAGTCCCTTTAATCTTAAAGTTGTTCCAGATGAAGAACTGGGTGGAATCTTTACAGTCACCTTGCCATCAGGACTTTCCACCGAGGCCTCTCCTCCAAGAAGTGCAGTAAATAGAGAAATGTTTATCGATGTTTTAATGTTTTCACCGTCAAAAGAAAATCTTGAATCTTTTTCGATCTTCACTTTTACATATAGATCTCCGCCATTTTGGCCCAAACCTTTAAACTTGATCTTGGACCCTTCTTTTACTCCAGCAGGAATCTTTAGCTCAACGTCTCTTTTTAAATAAGATAGATTTACTTTTTTTGTAGTTCCGTGTAAAAATTCATGAAAAGATAAAACTACTTCAGATTCTACATCTTGACCCATATTTGTTCTAACGTTTTGCTGCTTTCCAAAAAGGTCAAATGGTGAAAATCCCTTACTGGAAAAGCCCTTCTTACCGCTAGAACCAAATATGCCATTTATGAGGTCAAAGATATTGTCAAAGTCACCAGGGTTAACGTTATATTGATTATAGAATCCACCATTTGCGTTTTGATTGCCTGACGCTCCGCCTGTCCATGAAGTCCCCATCTGATCGTATATTTTTCTCTTTTCAACATTTGATAATACCTCGTGGGCTTCGTTTATCTCTTTAAATTTTTCGGCATCACCGCCTGGGAGATCAGGGTGAAATTTTCTTGCCAGCTTTTTATAAGCCTGCTTAATCTCTTTCTCAGTAGCATTTTTGTTTACACCAAGGATCTTATAATAGTCTTTATAGTTCATCTAAGATTTCGCCTTCCTTTTTGGGCGGTCGGCTTACTTTTACTTTTGATGGGATCAATACTTCGTTGTTATACATATAACCAGCACTAAGTTCTTGAAGTATTGTGCCTTCAGGTTTATCTGATTCCTCTGCGAAAACGATTTCATGATAAAGTGGATTAAAGATGCTATCGGGCTCAGCGTCAATCTTTTTAACATTTTCCGATTTGAGCGCTTCATACAGGTTTTTGTAAACCATCTCTATTCCCTTTTTAAAGCTATCAGAGTCAGAGTAAGACAGGGCTTTTTCAAGCTGATCAATATTGGGAAGTATCTTAGACAAGAAACTTCTTCTTATCTCATTTGATTTAAAATCTATTTCTCTTTGATTTCTTTTTCTAAGATTGTCATAATCAGCGACACTTCTTAGATATTTATTTTGCAAATCGCTTACTTCTTTTTTTAGCTGCTCAATAAGAGCATCTTTATCTTCAATTGGAGTTTCGACATAGTCTTTAGACTCCTTGTCGAACTCATCATTGTTTTCTATTTTTATCTCAGACATATTTTTACCTCCTTTCAATATACTGCTTAAATATTTATAAAGTTTTCCAAAACATGTTTCAAGTATTGATGCCCTGGTAACGAGTGACAGCAAATTTAAATAACCATATTTATAATGTTGCCACCCGTTACCTTAGCAAAAGAAACAATCAAGCTCAAAAACATTTAACTATCTTAAAAGCAATAATTCTCAAAACAAATACAAAATATTTTTAGAATTTCTCTTAATTGTCCTTTTTAAAATCAGCGTCTATAACTTCGCCTTCTTGAGGACCTTGTTGTGAAGACTCAGATGTTGTCGGTCCAGAAGAGGCAGTAGATGAGCTATTTTTATAAATTTCTTCGCTAAGCTTATAGCTTAGCTCTTTTAGCTCATTCATTTTTGCTTCAATTTCAGACTTGGCAGCGTTATTGTTTACCAGATCTCTCAATTCTGAAATTCCTTTTTCAATCTTTGTTTTTTCATCTTGAGAA carries:
- the gmk gene encoding guanylate kinase; this translates as MAEKIGTLFVVSGPSGVGKGTVIKELMQKDPMLCLSISMTSRLRRSNEVDGKDYFFVSESEFLDQIEKDNLLEWAKVHGNYYGTPKDYVLKKLNENNDVILEIDTRGASKIKSLYPDAILIFIVPPRWCDLRSRLETRSSENFEEIQRRLSRSIEEIEEYFIYEYIIVNNSIIEAASELECVIVSQRAKRAKREDIISRLRSEIQFGQEVK
- a CDS encoding J domain-containing protein; translated protein: MNYKDYYKILGVNKNATEKEIKQAYKKLARKFHPDLPGGDAEKFKEINEAHEVLSNVEKRKIYDQMGTSWTGGASGNQNANGGFYNQYNVNPGDFDNIFDLINGIFGSSGKKGFSSKGFSPFDLFGKQQNVRTNMGQDVESEVVLSFHEFLHGTTKKVNLSYLKRDVELKIPAGVKEGSKIKFKGLGQNGGDLYVKVKIEKDSRFSFDGENIKTSINISLFTALLGGEASVESPDGKVTVKIPPSSSSGTTLRLKGLGLLKHNKVRGDLLVSLNVQIPKNLSKDEKELVEKWAKLRGEK
- a CDS encoding MerR family transcriptional regulator; the protein is MSETVGFYAISIVSKMLSIHPQTIRRYEELGLICPKKLAGKTRVFSDEDIEVLKKIQEFTKDLGINIAGVEVILRLSKRVEELESEVLRLNSILEKISQEKEGENNESR
- the rpoZ gene encoding DNA-directed RNA polymerase subunit omega, which codes for MIAPSLERSFNMVHSRYALAIAAVKRAKEIRNNKDPFASNISDPLEQAFEEIASGKIKVSINK
- a CDS encoding nucleotide exchange factor GrpE, which gives rise to MSEIKIENNDEFDKESKDYVETPIEDKDALIEQLKKEVSDLQNKYLRSVADYDNLRKRNQREIDFKSNEIRRSFLSKILPNIDQLEKALSYSDSDSFKKGIEMVYKNLYEALKSENVKKIDAEPDSIFNPLYHEIVFAEESDKPEGTILQELSAGYMYNNEVLIPSKVKVSRPPKKEGEILDEL
- a CDS encoding AAA family ATPase, encoding MNPDKFTEQLRDSLESAQRILISFQNSQLDVEHLLYAMLSQQEGLVGNILTRAGINKNDIKSKLESILHKLPKIQYSSATPQIYITPSLKKVLDIAEEEAIRLKDEFVGIDHVLIAIVKEGESPASRLLNEYGFTEEKVYQILKDIRGTQRVTDPGAEDKYQALEKYTRNLTQLALEGKLDPVIGRDEEIERVMQILSRRTKNNPVLIGEPGVGKTAIVDGIAQKIASNDVPEILKGKQLLSLDMGALIAGTKFRGEFEERLKAIIDSVTKTQNYILFIDELHTVVGAGAAEGAMDASNLLKPALARGELRVIGATTLDEYKKHIEKDPALERRFQPVFVKEPSVEDTVSILKGLRDKYEAHHRVKITDDAIESAANLSERYISDRFLPDKAIDLIDEAAAKVRIQLSNMPTDLKEMENKLSRLNQEGQEAVKREDYESAAKLKNESDSLSKEFKEKRDKWLIDKKVNEVVDKEDIANLVSRWTGIPVTELVQEEVDKLTKMEDILHKRIIGQDEAVEAVSEAIRRSRSGLKDPKRPVGSFLFLGPTGVGKTELSKALAAFLFKDENALVRIDMSEYMEKHSVSRLVGAPPGYVGYEEGGQLTEVIRRRPYSVILLDEIEKAHPDVFNILLQVLDDGRLTDGKGRTIDFRNTVIIMTSNLGSDVLLNTNVEDEHEFEKAKNRVLSLLNSSFRPEFLNRIDEIVVFKPLSRSDIEKIVKLIIDNIQERLSERKINIILTDEAKDFFAREGYEPTMGARPLKRFMQKKLENLIAKEILNKNLKEGDNVKIVVENNNISLVIEN